In Microbispora sp. ZYX-F-249, the sequence CAACCCCCTCCGCACGATCGCGGGTGACCCGCAGCAGTGACAGGCATGGAAGAGAAAACAGCCACCGCGGGAACCCTTCGACTGTCGTTGCACCGCCTCACTGTGCGGACCGAGCAGCGCGCCCACGCCACCGCGGCTGAGCGCAGCTGGCACCACTCGGGGGCGGCCGCGTGACGGTCCTCCCCGACATCGCCGGGACCACCACCGAGCTGCTCCCCGCTACCTCGACCGCGTCCGACAGGTCCCCTTACCACGTCTACCTCGACTCCCTCACCAGCGATGAATCCAAGCGGACCATGCGTGGCTGCCTGAACCGCATCGCCCGTGAACCGCGCCGGGATTGATGGAGGCTTCATCGGTTAGCGAGGCCGGTAGGACGAGCGAGGCAAGAGCGTTATGGAAGGAGCTGCTGCCGAAGTTCGAGCGGTACGCGAGTCACGACCATCCCGGCACCGTCTTCGTCCGCATGTCCCTGAACCGCGTCTGCGGCGAGAGCGACCCGGAGCCCCAGGACCTTGCCGAGGTCGAGGCGCGCATCGCACTCCTGGAGCGGTCGCAGGACACACAGGCGCTGTTCGCCGCGCGCGTCGAACACGCCACCATGCTCCGTGACCATGACCGGCTCGACGAGGCGGTGGCCGCTTTCACCGAGGTCATGGAGACGGGTGCCGCCGTGCTGGGCCGAGGACATCCGATCATGGTGTCGGCTGGATACCGGCTGGCGTACGTCCACCAGAAGGCAGGCAGGCTGGGTCTGGCACTCGCGACGGCCCGCGAATCCCTCGCCCAGGCTGACCGCAGCCTCGGCCGCGCACACGAAGTGACGCTCCTCACTGCGGCATCCCTGCTGAGCCTGCTGCTCGCCGACGACCGCCTGGAGGAGCACCATGCCCTGCTGGAGGACCGGCTGGCCGACATCATCGAAGGCCTCGGCTTCGCCAACCCTTTGGTCCGCGAACTTGCCGTTAACGCGCCCGACTCCACCTAAAACTCTGAGCCGCCCGCGGAGGGGGTGTGACACGCGCGCGGGCGCTGAGCCAACACACACTGCGCCGTACACCTCACTCCGGGCACGTCCTGAATTGCCTGCATCCGCCGGTCTTGGGCGGTGCGCAGTTGGCCGTGCCGCTGAAGTTCGGCTGATCCAATACCAGGACGATTTGAAGTTGATTTCCGACAAGATACATTATCGGAATTCAAAGTAAGGGGGGAGCGGAGCGGCGCATGGCGGCACCCCCGGGCAGGCGGAGGCGCGAACGGAGAGCCGCAAAGCGAGCCGCCAGCCGGGCCGCCGGCGACAGCCATGCGACGGACAGCGCCTGGAAATCCCAGTACTGGAAGGACCGAGCGGCAGGATTTGGTGGATGATGGACGCTGTCGAGGCGAGTGAGCGACTGATCGAGCTGGTTCGCGGGAACGATGACATCGCGAACCATGCCGACGGCTGTGACGCGGGGACGATGGCCGCCGCCGAGAGTGATCTGGGTGTGGCTTTCCCTCCCTCGTACCGCCGTCTTATCAAAGAGTTCGGGACCTGGGATATCGCTGGTGAGGAACTTCTCGGCGTATATCAGACACCCGCAATGGGGCTGAAACTGTTGGGTTCCGTAGCGGAAACTCTGGATGCGCGCAGCCAATATGGAATGCCATCCGATCTGATCGTTGTCATGTTCGATGGAATGGGTGGCCTGGTCGTCCTCGATTCTTCTCGTGTGGATCAGAAAGACGAGTACCCCGTCCTCGTCTGGAATCCAGGAGTTGTGGATCGCGAGAGCATGGAGAGGCTCGGGGATGATTTCGGGTCCTTCGCATTCGCCCTGTGTCAGCGGGCCGTAACGCGCTGGCGGGGGTCTGCCTGAAGCTGAAGTCAGGTGAAAAGCGAGAAGCCTCGCCAGAGTTATCTGGCAGGCTTCTGCGGTTCTTGACGGCAACGCTGACGGCAACGTCAGCGGACGGCGGCTGTGGCGGGTGGGTCGTCGGTGTCGGTTCGGTTGAGGGCGTCGCCCAGGGTGTTGATGGCCTGGTGCTGGAGGCGGAGGCGTACGTGGGCGTAGACGCCGGCGGTTACGCCGATGTGGGCGTGGCCGAGGAGTTCCTTGATGACGACAAGGTCGATGCCCTGTTCCAGGAGCAGGGTGGCGGTTCAAGATGGAGGGGGCGGTCATTTCTCGTCAGATGTTACGCAAGATGAGTTCGATGCACTTCCAGATCTGGAAGAGTCCACTGTGATTGAACTTGCACATCGTTTCTTAATGTCATTTCCTACTATTCCACTAGATGACGAACAGCGGGCTGCATGGGAGCGTGGTTACGGCGAGGTTGAACTTCGATGACTCGTGCGTCTCGAATATCGTTTCGGCGACTCGGATTGGGTTGCTTTTCAGGCCGGCCTGGAACCAGCCGATCGAGGTGAGGGCTGGTTCAATTACCCCCTGGTCGGGCGAGTCTCGGTTCGCGTCGAGGTGTCGCGCTTCGATGAAGAGGGGGACGTCGACGTCAAAGTCTCTTATCCGGCAGACGAACAGCCTTAAGCCTTTCTATACGCTGAGTCCGCGCATGGGGTTGTCGCGCCACATGTGGCTGCGCGTACGTATCCGTGGACGACGGGTGAGGTCTCGACCCAGCGGCCGTGGCGGGCGATGGCCAGCATGGAACGGCCAGCAGCGGCCGCGGCCGACGCGCCGCCGGCGCGCAGCGAGTGGGCGGAGTAGCTTTTCGGGTTGTCCAGGCGCGCGGTCTCGGCTGCCGCCTTCACACGCAGGTCGATGGACTGGCCCGCCGCGGAAAAGGCCGATCAGGCGGCCAACGCAAGAACCGCGGGCCCCGCGGCGGCCGCCCCATCAGCCACGATGCGCGCTCAGGGCTCCAGACGTGGTTGCCTTCCATCAGGCTCCGTTACGGCGGATCGGCTCCCGCCTGGGGGTGCGGGCTCTACCTGGCCAGCAGCGGCATGTACGGGAGCCGGACCTTGCCTTCTGGCACGTCTGTCGGCACGCCTCAAGAAGCCCTCGATTGCGCCTGCGATCTCTACCTCAGTCACTGACCCGGAGGACTCACGGGCAGGACCACTCGGCGAGGTGCCGCGAGGACATCCCGGAGTACATCCTCCAGCGTGACGCGGGCCAGCTCGCGCCGGAGGGCCTCCTCGATGCCGTCGTAGACGCGCTGCATCGCCGGCTGGATGCCGTAACCCACGACGCATCCCGGGTCCGGGGTCGCGCGGTGCAGTGCGAACAGCGGACCGGGTTCCACCGCCTCGTACACGTCGAGCAGCGTGATCGACTCCAGGTCGCGCGCCAGCGACCAGCCCGCACCCACCCCGCGCCGGGACTCCACGAGCCCTGCCCTCCGCAAGTCGCCGAGCAGCCGCCGGATCACCACGGGATTGGTGCTCGCGCTGGCCGCGATCTGCTCGGAGGTGGCGATTTCATGGCCCTGGCGCTGGTAGAGGCCGATCCAGGCCAGCGCGTGGGCGGCGATTGTCAACCTGCTGTTGGCGCTCATGAACTCGTTCCTCTCGATCGCAACTCCCGATGTTACGACAACGCCTGTCGTAACAACCAAAGTTGCGACAGTTTGTCGTAACCATTAATGTTTTGACTGTTCGAAGAGGTCAACCAGTGAGGTGAGAAAGAATGAACAAGCCGCTGACGGGCAAGGTCGCCTTGGTCACTGGAGGGTCCCGCGGGCTGGGAGCCGCGACCGTACGGCTGCTTGCCGAGCAGGGCGCCGACGTCGCGTTCACCTACGTCAGCTCCGACAAGCAGGCGCAGGACGTCGTCGACGAGGTGCGCGGCAAGGGAGCGAAGGTCGTGGCGTTCAAGTCCGACCAGGCGGACGTGAGCAAGGCTCCGGCGCTGATCGACGACGTGGTCGGGCACTTCGGTGGCCTGGACATCCTCGTCAACAACGCGGCGATCTCGGTGAGCGGGACGGTGGACGACCCAGATGCCGACACCGCCGCGCTAGACCGGATGCACGCCACCAACTACCTCGGGGTGATCGCCGTCATCCGGGCCGCCTCCCGAGTGCTGCGCGAGGGCGGCCGCGTCATCACGGTGAGTTCCGGGTTGGGCACTCGAGTCGGCGTCCCTGGCGTGGCCGACTACGCGGCGACCAAGGCGGGGGTCGAGCGGTACACCATGGGCGTCGCCCGCGACCTCGGCTCCCGGGGCATTACCGCCAACGTCGTGGAAGCCGGGCTGATGGTGGGCGGCATGGAAACGCCGAACCCCGAGACCCTCAAGGCCCTGCTTAGCTCGCTGTCCCTGCAGCGCATGGGACACCCCGACGAGATCGCGGCGACGATCGCCTTCCTGGCCAGCCCCGCTGCGTCGTACGTCACGGGCGCCGTGCTGGACGCCCACGGCGGCTACAACGCCTGAACCCGCAACGCCGTCAGCGCGGCCCGAGATGCCACCTGCACGTTCAGCTCCCGCCACAACCAGTGGGTTGCGCCTTCGGGCACCTCTTCCAGAGTGCGATCCAGCACCTCCTCCACCACCTGCCCGTCGGTGAGTGTGCGCGGCGCGCCTTGCCACGTCGTACTAGGGCCTGTACGGGGTTCGGATCTTCAAGCGAGGAGGCTTCGGATCCACACGCTTTACACGATGAACGACTGGCAGGCCGCGCAATGCGCCGACTGCGATCTCAGCAAGAGCAGGTTCGGGAGGACCACGACGATCAAACCGGGTTCATCCGAGGGCTTTGCCGCTCCTGCATCGGGCGGGAGCCAGCGATGTAGAGGACAGCGTCGTCCCGGCGACGATCTGACGGCCGCGATCCGGAAGGAGGGACAAGCCCGACTGGCCTGCCCCTCCTTCCGTTGGTGGGAACCGGACGCGGCTTGGCAGCGCTCGTTACTCGTCCGCGCCTGCCCCGATAGGCGGCTGTGCCGAACAGGGGATGTTGCTCTCCTCAACCCAGCGCTGAGCAGTGGCCCAGGAATCGCCCCAGGTGGTTGGTTTGACCGTGCCGTCGGGCCAGATCTGGAGGGCTTCGGCGGCGCCGAAGTTCTGGAACAGCGCGGACGCCAGCTCCGCGGCGGCCGCCGTGAGCGGCCGGCCATCGGCGGCCAAGTCCTCGAGGATGGCTGCCGACTCGGCGTAGGCGTTGTTGCTGGTCTCCCCGTCGCCGATCGGGCGCAGCGGGGCGCCGTGGATGGAAGGCCAGGTGACCACCTGCAGGTGCGCCGGGCCACCCCACTCTTGATGTCTCAACCGTCCGCTGATCATCTGGCCGAGTTCGACGTCGTCGGTGTCGTAGGTGAGCACGTCAGCGAGGAGCCGCGCCGAGAGGGTGGCGGTGCCGGTCGTGGCGGTCTTCTCCGTAGCGTGCCGGGCCATCAGGCGCAGCGCGCCGACGATCCATAGGACGATCTCGGCGTCATGCACGTGAGAGACAGTGCTGCTTGCCCCTGAGCCGATGATCCTGCTAGTGGGGATGGCGATGGACGCTGAGCCGTCGGCGTGGAACTCCGCCCATGCCACACCCTCCCGGTGTGGCTCGTACCCGATCAGACGCCTGGGTCCCACTGTCTGATTCGTCAGCATCGGCGACAGAGCACCGGGCAGGAGGCGCTCGTCGGCGAGGTCGGCACGGAAATCGGCAAGGGCGGCGCTGTTGATGGTCATGTCACCGGGCAGGTCGGGCACCATCGACACGATAAGCACCGGCTGGGGCAGGCTCAGGCCCGGCCGGTTACGGACCAGACGGCGGATCACGTCGGCTTCGACCTGGGCCACGCGGGCGGCCCGATTGGCGATGCCGGTGAAGCGCCGCTGGTAGGCGGCGTAAATCTCCGACTCGGACAGCCAGACCTTCTGGGCGCCGACCCGCCGCGGCCACTTGGTCACGCCGTGCTTCGTGGCGCTCACACAGTGGGGGGCGCGAGGGCTGGACGGGACGGCGATCAGGATCAAACCGGTGCCGGGCGCGTCAGGGTCTTCGAGGGGGACGACGTCGAACAGCGGCAGCGGGGACACCTTCGCCACGACGGCGTCGGTGATGGTCCGCAGACTGTTCTCCGACAGGTCCGTGTGGAGGACCTTGGATGGGACCGTGTCCACCTCGGCCACGCCGACGACGATGACGCCGCCAACGTGGTTGGCGAAGGTCGCGACGTCGATGGCGATGTCGTCGGCGGCTGTGTCTCCGTTGGCCTTATTCGCTTCGATCATCCTCTTGTAGTCGAGGTCTTCGGCTTCGGCGGCGGCCGGGTTGCCGACCAGGGCATCCCAGTCCGCGAAGGTGGAACGGCCGAGGGGCACGCCGAGGAGGGCGTCGAGGCGGCGGGAGCGGTAACGCAACGGGGGTGGGCTCCTACATCGTTGGAGGACGCCAGGTCGGGTGACCTGACGTGATCCACGGTAGGGAAAGACAGGCCGAAAGTAGGAGAAGCTGGGATCCGGGACCGGGAAGGAGCCGGTGCCGAACGCTCCGCTGGCTGCAGGACCGGAGCACGTAGCTGGTCACCTATTCGACTTCGGGTTGATCAACTACCGGTAGTGAGCTTATCGCTAGTTGATCAATGTCGCACGAGCTGTCGTCGTCGACCCACAAGATAGATTGGTT encodes:
- a CDS encoding tetratricopeptide repeat protein, translated to MSLNRVCGESDPEPQDLAEVEARIALLERSQDTQALFAARVEHATMLRDHDRLDEAVAAFTEVMETGAAVLGRGHPIMVSAGYRLAYVHQKAGRLGLALATARESLAQADRSLGRAHEVTLLTAASLLSLLLADDRLEEHHALLEDRLADIIEGLGFANPLVRELAVNAPDST
- a CDS encoding SMI1/KNR4 family protein; amino-acid sequence: MMDAVEASERLIELVRGNDDIANHADGCDAGTMAAAESDLGVAFPPSYRRLIKEFGTWDIAGEELLGVYQTPAMGLKLLGSVAETLDARSQYGMPSDLIVVMFDGMGGLVVLDSSRVDQKDEYPVLVWNPGVVDRESMERLGDDFGSFAFALCQRAVTRWRGSA
- a CDS encoding Rrf2 family transcriptional regulator, producing MSANSRLTIAAHALAWIGLYQRQGHEIATSEQIAASASTNPVVIRRLLGDLRRAGLVESRRGVGAGWSLARDLESITLLDVYEAVEPGPLFALHRATPDPGCVVGYGIQPAMQRVYDGIEEALRRELARVTLEDVLRDVLAAPRRVVLPVSPPGQ
- a CDS encoding SDR family NAD(P)-dependent oxidoreductase, producing the protein MNKPLTGKVALVTGGSRGLGAATVRLLAEQGADVAFTYVSSDKQAQDVVDEVRGKGAKVVAFKSDQADVSKAPALIDDVVGHFGGLDILVNNAAISVSGTVDDPDADTAALDRMHATNYLGVIAVIRAASRVLREGGRVITVSSGLGTRVGVPGVADYAATKAGVERYTMGVARDLGSRGITANVVEAGLMVGGMETPNPETLKALLSSLSLQRMGHPDEIAATIAFLASPAASYVTGAVLDAHGGYNA
- a CDS encoding RNA-binding domain-containing protein; translated protein: MRYRSRRLDALLGVPLGRSTFADWDALVGNPAAAEAEDLDYKRMIEANKANGDTAADDIAIDVATFANHVGGVIVVGVAEVDTVPSKVLHTDLSENSLRTITDAVVAKVSPLPLFDVVPLEDPDAPGTGLILIAVPSSPRAPHCVSATKHGVTKWPRRVGAQKVWLSESEIYAAYQRRFTGIANRAARVAQVEADVIRRLVRNRPGLSLPQPVLIVSMVPDLPGDMTINSAALADFRADLADERLLPGALSPMLTNQTVGPRRLIGYEPHREGVAWAEFHADGSASIAIPTSRIIGSGASSTVSHVHDAEIVLWIVGALRLMARHATEKTATTGTATLSARLLADVLTYDTDDVELGQMISGRLRHQEWGGPAHLQVVTWPSIHGAPLRPIGDGETSNNAYAESAAILEDLAADGRPLTAAAAELASALFQNFGAAEALQIWPDGTVKPTTWGDSWATAQRWVEESNIPCSAQPPIGAGADE